Proteins encoded by one window of Cloeon dipterum chromosome 2, ieCloDipt1.1, whole genome shotgun sequence:
- the LOC135937474 gene encoding uncharacterized protein LOC135937474 — MTWLSSFKQCSALGMETLNIDNAAEQLGLTNMTNVYKDKWKANFNYWTSGKINKGSPERQWSFCESTGPTIFAPGLKWEAGQPDNTGGSESCVHFRFVLNDTGTTMSDRNCTNKYIFACKMQIEAPAQPCVASCPSKICQRNPDNFIKDARGNSYLIDYMNYGSWYDGCGRNILAHNSTMLSWAAARDKCCDIGLTLASMETAGKLSCFSKITTKYAPYSFGDFWLSGTDLNCPSNFRWCSLGRDFVDSELKWKTGHPKADLDCVYLEVRNRSLLLASANCAENKTFLCEVRKKATAQRAMQTECAEIWDITSDQIDLLMNVSAFLSADISFNLKCFLKCVGIEIGIFDIGALNSIATLRQIEFVSQEEPEKLEHGFVAYDTCSGRKFDDECVTAYETYKCGLQEAPDLVSNIISNNFDNNSILSSPTPCVPLRRTCWLSDRYPCIINQTAIDRLNSDPNKRDDQGKWVTLSNNRTYYFGNPDGLRLVNPVNVYKHCCELGLKFFEPETVEEIELFLQFSYADTFVGETVSVNQTHEAWCHSRVVLPDSLFANASQEIASRYACFGSIVGMSANYKRIKAYTYLQENFVEYYYNNQSSPMTFFATFVCVKP, encoded by the exons ATGACGTGGCTCTCCAGCTTTAAACAGTGCAGCGCTTTAGGAATGGAAACTCTCAACATTGATAACGCGGCCGAGCAACTTGGGCTTACTAACATGACAAATGTTTACAAAG ACAAATGGAAGGCCAATTTCAATTACTGGACGTCCGGCAAGATAAATAAGGGCTCTCCGGAGCGTCAGTGGTCATTTTGCGAGTCCACGGGACCCACAATTTTCGCCCCTGGACTCAAGTGGGAAGCTGGCCAGCCCGACAACACCGGCGGGAGCGAAAGTTGTGTCCACTTTCGCTTTGTTCTTAACGACACAGGCACCACCATGAGTGACAGGAATTGTACTAACAAATACATTTTCGCCTGCAAG ATGCAGATAGAAGCTCCAGCTCAGCCCTGCGTGGCTTCTTGTCCTAGTAAAATCTGTCAGAGAAAT CCGGATAATTTTATAAAGGATGCCAGAGGAAATTCCTATTTAATCG ATTACATGAATTACGGATCTTGGTACGACGGTTGTGGCAGAAACATTTTAGCTCACAACTCAACAATG TTAAGCTGGGCAGCTGCCAGGGATAAGTGCTGTGACATTGGCTTGACCCTGGCATCGATGGAAACGGCTGGAAAACTCAGTTGCTTTTCCAAAATCACCACta agtACGCCCCTTACTCGTTTGGTGACTTCTGGCTGTCGGGAACTGACCTAAATTGTCCATCCAACTTCCGGTGGTGCTCATTGGGCCGAGATTTCGTCGATTCTGAGCTGAAGTGGAAGACTGGACACCCAAAGGCAGATCTGGACTGCGTTTATCTCGAAGTTAGGAACAGATCCTTGCTGCTGGCCTCCGCGAACTGTgccgaaaataaaactttcctTTGCGAAGTGCGGAAGAAAGCCACCGCCCAGAGAGCCATGCAGACCGAATGTGCAGAAATTTGGGACATCACTAGCg ATCAAATTGACTTGCTTATGAACGTCAGCGCTTTCCTTTCCGCAGATATCTCGTTCAATTTGAAA TGCTTCTTGAAATGTGTTGGGATCGAAATAGgaata TTTGACATCGGAGCATTGAACAGCATTGCGACATTGCGCCAAATAGAGTTTGTGTCGCAAGAGGAGCCTGAAAAACTGGAGCACGGATTTGTTGCCTACGACACCTGCAGCGGAAGaa AGTTTGACGACGAGTGCGTGACAGCCTACGAAACTTACAAATGCGGCCTGCAAGAAGCGCCTGATTTGGTCTCGAACATCATTTCGAACAATTTTGACAACAATTCGATA CTGAGCAGCCCGACTCCATGTGTTCCGCTGCGCCGAACTTGTTGGCTCTCGGATCGGTATCCCTGCATAAtaaac CAAACAGCTATTGATAGGCTGAACTCTGATCCAAACAAACGAG ATGACCAAGGCAAATGGGTAACTTTGTCAAACAATAGGACTTATTATTTCGGAAATCCTGATGGTCTTAGATTGGTC AACCCGGTGAATGTGTATAAACACTGTTGCGAGCTCGGACTGAAATTCTTTGAGCCTGAAACTGTTGAGGAAATTGAATTGTTCTTGCAATTTTCGT ATGCTGACACGTTCGTGGGCGAAACTGTGTCGGTGAACCAGACGCACGAGGCTTGGTGTCACAGCCGCGTTGTATTGCCCGACAGCTTATTCGCAAACGCCTCGCAAGAAATAGCGTCAAGGTACGCGTGCTTTGGGTCCATCGTCGGAATGAGTGCGAATTATAAAAGAATCAAAGCTTACACATATTTGCAAGAAAACTTCGTGGAATACTACTACAACAATCAGTCTTCCCCCATGACCTTTTTTGCTACATTCGTTTGTGTGAAACCTTAG
- the LOC135935988 gene encoding uncharacterized protein LOC135935988, translated as MAAIRWRQHLASRSLRRVSSLLAAWMAVALLLFTLVSRDVNLQGLVLTQKGAAVNGRLLLQQPPPPVTADASTTENLLELEPLVDRSPVKNENAIVEEVQRSLPSLPLEYWSKTAKNKVGLSKNGSCAKYPSPYELEFNNIYWQTLRTSNGTFQLYGAYYDVRHLSRIGPAVRILGMLDRIEPKVKTFCQFWFEDQKEPAIIEVMEYKYIWYKKWGNYKQGILQPYLIACKLPPTHKSRVPISVSLVERPCDTASNNLRVLYNTPPGGQKKGFAVCVKGLDFLHEDLSVRMVEWIELLHLLGADKIFMYKLQVHPNISKVLDYYQQVGKVEVTPLTLPGTLPNIAGFQHMYLTKKVNHKRQNELIPYNDCLYKNLYMYEHIALLDVDEVIMPIKSMNWQQLMSEEVLPKALLLRNETRASYNFRNVYFLDELSHAHGWFAHMPRYMHMLQHVYRSKNFTKPGQYVKCFHNPERVLTLHNHFPLACLGSGCTSYPVNTSDAQLQHYRADCVKTLKKSCTEFRQNSTLDTTIWKYTDKLVAATTDTLRRLGFFRAPSAAS; from the exons CCATACGGTGGCGTCAGCACTTGGCGTCGCGCAGTCTGCGCAGGGTGTCCAGCCTGCTGGCAGCCTGGATGGCCGTGGCGCTTTTGCTCTTCACCCTGGTGAGCAGAGACGTCAATTTGCAAGGACTGGTGCTCACGCAAAAGGGGGCGGCGGTCAACGGCCGCCTCCTCCTGCAGCAGCCACCCCCGCCGGTCACCGCCGACGCCTCCACCACCGAGAATCTGCTTGAACTCGAACCCCTCGTCGACCGGTCGCCGGTCAAGAACGAAAACGCTATTGTTGAAGAG GTGCAGCGCAGTCTTCCGAGTCTGCCGCTGGAGTACTGGAGCAAAACGGCCAAGAACAAGGTGGGCCTGTCCAAGAACGGCAGCTGCGCCAAGTACCCGAGCCCGTACGAGCTCGAGTTCAACAACATTTACTGGCAGACGCTGCGCACCTCCAACGGCACCTTCCAGTTGTACGGCGCCTATTACGACGTGCGCCACCTGAGCCGCATTGGACCTGCGGTCCGCATTTTGGGCATGCTCGATCGCATCGAGCCCAAGGTCAAAACGTTCTGCCAGTTCTGGTTTGAAGACCAAAAAGAACCTGCAATTATAGag GTGATGGAGTACAAGTACATCTGGTACAAGAAGTGGGGCAACTACAAGCAGGGCATCCTGCAGCCGTATCTGATCGCGTGCAAGCTGCCGCCGACACACAAGAGCCGCGTGCCGATCTCCGTGTCGCTGGTCGAGCGACCGTGCGACACGGCCAGCAACAACCTGCGGGTGCTGTACAACACGCCGCCAGGCGGACAGAAGAAGGGCTTTGCGGTCTGCGTCAAGGGCCTCGATTTCCTGCACGAGGACCTATCGGTCCGCATGGTCGAGTGGATCGAGCTTCTCCACTTGCTTGGAGCCGACAAGATCTTCATGTACAAACTGCAG GTGCATCCGAACATCAGCAAGGTGCTGGACTACTACCAGCAGGTGGGCAAGGTCGAGGTCACGCCCCTCACCCTGCCGGGCACGCTGCCCAACATCGCCGGCTTCCAGCACATGTATCTCACCAAGAAGGTGAATCACAAGCGGCAAAACGAGCTCATCCCCTATAACGACTGCCTCTACAAGAATCTTTACATGTACGAGCACATCGCACTGCTTGACGTTGACGAG gTGATCATGCCGATCAAGTCGATGAACTGGCAGCAGCTGATGTCTGAGGAGGTGCTTCCGAAGGCGCTGTTGCTGCGTAACGAGACGCGCGCCTCGTACAACTTCCGCAACGTCTACTTCCTCGACGAGCTGAGCCACGCGCACGGCTGGTTCGCGCACATGCCGCGCTACATGCACATGCTGCAGCACGTGTACCGCAGCAAGAACTTCACGAAGCCGGGCCAGTACGTCAAGTGCTTCCACAATCCGGAGCGCGTGCTGACGCTGCACAACCACTTTCCGCTGGCGTGTCTCGGCTCGGGCTGCACCTCGTACCCGGTGAACACGAGCGACGCGCAGCTGCAGCACTACCGCGCCGACTGCGTCAAGACGCTGAAGAAGTCGTGCACCGAGTTCCGGCAGAACTCGACCCTCGACACCACCATCTGGAAGTACACCGACAAGCTGGTCGCCGCCACCACGGACACGCTGAGGCGCCTCGGCTTCTTCCGCGCCCCCTCCGCCGCCTCGTGA